The Diadema setosum chromosome 4, eeDiaSeto1, whole genome shotgun sequence genome window below encodes:
- the LOC140227214 gene encoding uncharacterized protein, which produces MPRKRNNRGRHGNSGKRSNVKQQAAVAASSPKLDDAKITKYLPAIEGPLENSPDKQTSDLINPGANIGISTCAEVVPGLPTPDSTPTKTPAPPDRCQSPSSDVTLQYPIEEVASLGDDSVSQLAGDVGEGGGEQLGSSIDSPRPAPRRSPRKANKFFADNVQSVSLPTGEAGEGGGEQPSPSVNSPHPARRTSARKAINFSPDNVQSVTVQSATKNDTGKDSRRQRKFGDTVESPVSSQTETGPKKSRRGRRGRKAGTKSGTPKVPSTQKCEKTMKDFFPVRRSDRRCKSELEAEKKEALEDAILSNREDGLKVEEMIGKGRGVISTKPFKRGDFVVEYYGDLISMPEARQREAKYQGDPETGCYMYYFEHKNRSYCVDATIESGRLGRLLNHSRHGNCCTKLVDIKERPHLILVAKQDIDEGEELLYDYGDRNKESIQSHPWLAL; this is translated from the exons ATGCCGCGGAAAC GTAACAACAGGGGTCGTCATGGAAATTCAGGCAAAAGGTCCAATGTGAAGCAACAA GCTGCGGTGGCTGCCTCATCTCCAAAGCTCGATGATGCTAAGATCACCAAGTATTTGCCTGCCATTGAAGGCCCACTTGAGAATTCCCCTGACAAGCAAACATCTGACCTGATCAACCCAGGAGCAAATATTGGTA TATCCACCTGCGCAGAAGTTGTACCAGGTTTGCCGACACCAGACAGCACCCCCACCAAAACCCCCGCACCGCCCGACCGTTGCCAATCCCCTTCCTCGGATGTGACTCTGCAATACCCCATTGAGGAAGTGGCTTCCCTGGGTGATGATTCTGTCTCCCAGCTGGCTGGGGACGTCGGGGAAGGAGGAGGCGAACAGCTGGGTTCCTCCATCGACTCACCACGTCCGGCCCCAAGGAGGTCGCCCCGAAAAGCCAACAAATTTTTCGCCGACAATGTCCAGTCGGTCTCCCTGCCGACTGGGGAGGCTGGGGAAGGAGGAGGCGAACAACCGAGTCCCTCCGTCAACTCACCACATCCAGCCCGAAGGACATCGGCCCGAAAGGCCATCAACTTTTCGCCCGACAATGTCCAGTCGGTCACAGTGCAATCAG CAACAAAAAACGACACAGGCAAGGATTCTAGGCGGCAAAGGAAATTTGGCGATACAGTGGAATCGCCCGTGTCTAGTCAAACAGAAACAGGGCCCAAGAAGTCACGACGAGGTCGCAGAGGAAGGAAGGCCGGCACCAAGTCTGGAACTCCGAAGGTGCCATCAACTCAAAA GTGTGAAAAAACTATGAAGGATTTCTTCCCAGTCCGAAGGAGTGACCGGAGATGTAAATCAGAGCTTGAG GCTGAAAAGAAGGAAGCCCTCGAGGATGCCATTCTGTCAAACAGAGAGGATGGTCTGAAG GTGGAAGAAATGATTGGCAAAGGTCGTGGGGTCATCTCTACCAAGCCGTTCAAGAGAGGCGACTTTGTGGTGGAGTACTACGGGGACCTCATCAGCATGCCAGAGGCCAGACAGCGGGAGGCTAAGTACCAGGGGGATCCTGAGACCGGGTGCTACATGTACTACTTTGAGCACAAGAACAGAAGCTACTG CGTTGATGCCACGATAGAATCGGGCCGACTGGGGCGACTCCTGAACCACAGCCGCCACGGCAACTGCTGCACCAAACTCGTCGACATCAAGGAGCGGCCGCACCTGATTCTCGTGGCAAAGCAGGACATCGACGAGGGGGAGGAGCTCCTATACGACTACGGTGACAGGAATAAGGAATCAATACAATCTCACCCCTGGCTGGCCCTATGA